The Gouania willdenowi chromosome 22, fGouWil2.1, whole genome shotgun sequence nucleotide sequence ATTCTGGACAGTCACTCCGATGGCTCCTCGAGAATGATGTCGGCTGGGTGGTGTGGCTGCTGGCCGAGTATTGCCAGAAGGGTGAGAGGAGCGAGCAGCTCAAGTGGCAAAAGGAGCACATGCTGGAGTATGTGCGGGACTTCCCTTCTGTCACCTGTCACCTCGACAAGAAGTTGAAGGTATGCTCATGCTTTTTTTTAGTCAGCACTGGTGTTGTTGTACATagcagagctgtgtgtgtgagtatctTACAGTTGTGTGTGAGTATCTTACAGTTTCATACTTTATTTTCTGCAGAAAAAGGCAGCAGTGCCTGCGGCTAACTCGCAGGCCCAGCATGACTCTACCTACGCCAGCGACGCAGAGCTGTTGGCTGCTGCAGGTAATATATGTCATGCTAATATGTACATGAAATATGCATTGCATTGGATGTTTGTGCTATGTTGAatttattatcacatcagatttAAAGGAGCCATCTGTAAGATTCTGGGTGAAACTGGAACTGCAATCATGTGAAGCCGTAGCCGATGTAAGAAATTactaaaaaatgtccaaaatagGTCAACAAAAATATCCACAGAAGTTCTGGATACTTTAGaaccctccacctccccccgATTGGGAGATTTCATCAAATATCAGCACAAAATCTAAACAACAACATCATTTAGGGGCTGCAAATCCGTTTTTGAAATGAGAATATCCTGGCTAAATTACGGTTGTCAGTGATAGAAGgatttaaaattaacattattttttaatgtcttgtAACATATCAGCACCATTTAATGATAACTTAGAATAAAGATGATACATAATTCTTATGGTTCCTTTAAAGCAATAGGCTTCATGTCATgtcttttctgtttgtgtgtgtgtcttgtgtTTTACAGAGAGTTTCCTGGATGAGTCGGAGATGTCAGTCTCCACTCAGCTCACCACCTTGGGAGAGCTCGCTCCATCCACCAGTCAGCCACCGTCAGCGTCCCAACAGCTGCTTCCCTCTTCCTCTGCCGGCATCCAGCTGGAGGGTTGGCAGAAGTACTGGGAACAGCCGCCCGCGTCGACCCAAGCACTTGGCATTGCCCCGGCCAACATCAGGTGGCTCAAGTGTGACGGCACCTACGGTCTGTATGAGAGGGCGTCAAAATACAAGAATGCCAGAGGAGAGACTGTGGAGAGGAAACTGCTGAAGGAGAAGATGGAGTTCCACCCACCTCCACCTCCTGTGTGTGTTAAGGGAGCGCTGCCCAGCATGCTGGCCTTCTTCTCCACCCCGGCCTTCTTCTGGCGGCCAGTCGGTGTGATGAAAGCCAAGATCCGCTGCCCCAACACCAACTGCCCTGCGCCGCCTGGAGAATTCCTGGAGAAGAAAGGCTTCGGCAGCTACGCCAGGCAAGTGTGTGGCATGACGCACAATTACACCCTCCTGACGGAGAAGCTGAAATGCCAACACTGTAAAAAGCTCAGGAAGGCAGCACACGGTGACGGTGATgacgatgaggaggaggaggaggaggaggaggaggagaaggaggatcAAGGGCGGCAGCAATACATCTGGCTAGCCTACAGTCCCAAGATCCTGATGAGCCTCGCCCCCGCCGTCAGAAGCATCTTCCCGGCCATCCTGTGTGGGAAGCGTCCTGTGGACAGAGGAGTGGTCACCCTGCTGAGCGACCGGCTCAACGCTGCCAGCATGAGCAAGGTGCAGCGACTCCTGCAGCAGGGCCACGACCAGTGGTACATGGAGCGGCGTGACCTGTACCAGACCCTGCTGTATGAGGCCCACACGGCTGGTTCCTCTGCAGCGGCAACAGCATCTCAGAGGGGCATCCTGTCGTTTGTGAAGCCTGCCGGCACCTACACCCCTCCCATCCCCCAGTCCCCCCTTCCGTCGGCCCGCGTGCTGAGGCGTGCCCACCTCATCATGGAGATGGAGAAGATGCCCGTCTACCGCAACCAGATTCTGAGTGTGACCGGCGAGATCCTTTGTATCGGCGGCACACGAAAAGTACGTGGTTGTTACATTGATTATCACATTGTGCATCATTGGACACATGATTAGTGTTTTAATTTGCTGTGATTTATTTCCACAGATTCTGAAGAAGATCTACGGAGAGGGCAGGGGAACCATGCAGTATGTCACCAGCGTGCTGAATGAGTGGGGTCAGTTTCTGACCACTGTGGTGGTAGCGGCTGAGTCTGAGGGGTGCTACGCCCGTATGGCGCGGGGTCTGGTGGCCCGGTTCGAGCGCTCCAACGCTCCTGCGCCCAAGGTCATATATGCAGACAACAACTGCTGCcggtatgtttaaaaaaaaaaacaatctcatttaataatttaataatcatttaatcattcagtCATTTTGATAATTCAAATCTCAcatgaaaatgtgaaacaacACTCGATCCAAACACCTGCGTGCATGTTGTAAAacactgattttatttttcataactCCAGTGACAGTGGCTCCTCCTTCCTGGAGACACTGTTCAATGACTGGGCGCAGAGGGGGACCGTAGTTCGCCTGGACATCCGTCACTGGCTCCACCGCTGGGACTCAGTGGTCCTGAAGCAGAGCCACTCCAAGTACGGGGCGTTCATGAGTGCCATGGCGGGGGCGGTGCTGGCCTACAACCGGGGGGACATGATGCTGTTGGTGCAGGCCGTGAGGAGTGGCAGTCCACAGCTGTACGCCCAGTATTCGGACGAGGAGATGGTGGGCTTCCTCAAGTCCCACCAGGTCAAGTCCTACGTCAGGCGCCTCACCCGAGGGGTTGAGGTATGTCGATGTGTGCGTCGTATGAATTCCACTCTGAAAATCAGTGATGGTAACCAAACTCTCCACTGTGTGTTTTCCAGGAGACGGCCTCTGTCGTCGAGTTCATCCTCACGGACTTCAAGGGGCCAGCGGGTCTGGACATCGACGGCATCCCCCTCTTCAAGTCCACAGAGGCTGTTGATGCACACTGGGCGACAGCAAGCAAGCACCTTGGATGCATGCAGGTGGGTTCATGTCTATGGCTAACATTCATCAGGTGTCAAGACCAACATGCCAACTGCACACCAGGCTATTAATATGTtagttagatttatttattcatttagtattttcttagatatatatttcattgtttattaacattattattcatGCCAATGCTACAAGACAACTAAGATTGTGATgatttattgttgaaatttagctactttcctcctgtttttttcttttcctcattACTGTTGCTGCAATTATTAATATTTCCGTTAATTAACACCTTCCTCCATAATTACATATTCTATATATTCCCCATGATTTATCAATATTAGAACTGTCTATTAACTAAAGCTGTGCCATTTTTATGGATGTAAATATGTAGATATACTTTACTGTCATCATTAGTATTGCTAGTGTGATGTTTTGGggggtttctgtttttttttctcactatcCTGTGCTAATCTGTCACTAATCTGAGTCGAGTCACCTTTATATTATTTCAAGATGCACACaacaaattcaatttttttatatgtatattccctccctccttttttctcttcttcttttcttccctTTTCCATGTGCTATGTTAtgtcaaaacattttttgtaccgattgtttatttgttctttcgtgtgttaatacaataaaaaaccaATTAAAAAAGGCACACCAGTCTAAGAGCCATGTTGTGTGCTGTTGTGTTTAACAGGATC carries:
- the LOC114456278 gene encoding uncharacterized protein LOC114456278; its protein translation is MESKSHECDVCSKKFTEKSNLTRHMKLHGPKMHNCSVCGKLFSTEPLLRAHMRIHQYPSIPLYKQGQARLQCSDAATAVAGASSKAVDPTWLDPQLAGAAAKQTGGELWRGQLVISFGKYSGQSLRWLLENDVGWVVWLLAEYCQKGERSEQLKWQKEHMLEYVRDFPSVTCHLDKKLKKKAAVPAANSQAQHDSTYASDAELLAAAESFLDESEMSVSTQLTTLGELAPSTSQPPSASQQLLPSSSAGIQLEGWQKYWEQPPASTQALGIAPANIRWLKCDGTYGLYERASKYKNARGETVERKLLKEKMEFHPPPPPVCVKGALPSMLAFFSTPAFFWRPVGVMKAKIRCPNTNCPAPPGEFLEKKGFGSYARQVCGMTHNYTLLTEKLKCQHCKKLRKAAHGDGDDDEEEEEEEEEEKEDQGRQQYIWLAYSPKILMSLAPAVRSIFPAILCGKRPVDRGVVTLLSDRLNAASMSKVQRLLQQGHDQWYMERRDLYQTLLYEAHTAGSSAAATASQRGILSFVKPAGTYTPPIPQSPLPSARVLRRAHLIMEMEKMPVYRNQILSVTGEILCIGGTRKILKKIYGEGRGTMQYVTSVLNEWGQFLTTVVVAAESEGCYARMARGLVARFERSNAPAPKVIYADNNCCRDSGSSFLETLFNDWAQRGTVVRLDIRHWLHRWDSVVLKQSHSKYGAFMSAMAGAVLAYNRGDMMLLVQAVRSGSPQLYAQYSDEEMVGFLKSHQVKSYVRRLTRGVEETASVVEFILTDFKGPAGLDIDGIPLFKSTEAVDAHWATASKHLGCMQDPPGIQLYVAVKTVVLNGVQLNKYRCRRGSNSLEGLHAHLYNVIPSKRCGIMPFQVYLVAFAVQWNNRMESGWWPGSEDHLHGPPADPAHEPAGRGALWQGTCAGAQLRRSSALP